The following coding sequences lie in one Rutidosis leptorrhynchoides isolate AG116_Rl617_1_P2 chromosome 4, CSIRO_AGI_Rlap_v1, whole genome shotgun sequence genomic window:
- the LOC139843895 gene encoding NADH dehydrogenase [ubiquinone] 1 alpha subcomplex subunit 6 has translation MAFASRVKVPPNSATLEEARHRTFDFFRAACRSIPSIMDIYNLYDVANPSQLRSTIAAQIRKNAHITNPKVIDMLLFKGMEELSDIKEHAKQRHHIIGQYVVGNQGLVQDMASKDENLSPFLKNFYKSNYF, from the exons ATGGCGTTTGCATCGAGGGTGAAAGTGCCCCCAAATTCGGCAACTTTAGAAGAAGCAAGACATCGAACATTCGATTTCTTCCGTGCAGCATGTAGATCCATACCTTCAATCATGGATATTTATAACTTATACGATGTTGCTAACCCTTCTCAACTTCGATCCACAATCGCTGCTCAAATCCGTAAGAACGCTCATATCACTAACCCTAAG GTGATTGATATGCTGCTATTTAAGGGAATGGAAGAGTTGAGTGACATAAAGGAGCATGCGAAACAACGACATCATATAATTGGGCAGTATGTTGTGGGTAATCAGGGGCTTGTTCAAGATATGGCCTCCAAGGATGAGAATTTGTCACCCTTTCTCAAAAACTTCTACAAAAGCAACTACTTTTAA